The following are encoded in a window of Methanobrevibacter ruminantium M1 genomic DNA:
- a CDS encoding ATP-dependent DNA helicase codes for MTLTAEQQRIADDMCRELAPITFIQGKAGSGKTHLINELINLLEIDEILCPTNLAKQLYGRNARTIHSFFFHEFDKIEEGYQNPKAYDGVRNDYFLRNIAFTKIIVIDEVSMVRSDLMEMIHKILSTALKNDSPFGGIKMILVGDMFQLPPIVESEETYEYLKNEYGGLYFFDSHVIRNNLSQIKFYELNESVRHKDDSDWVNMLDMLREVPKFERVLPILEKINTRVVSPDEIPENITAITPSNAEANRINRRQLDKISGEEFSSRAHFRIKELDSKDYLEFYYSEDPMKIDMQKYYPIEVPSRFEAFLRYKIGARVMLTGSVMGGGKNGDFGTIVDREIIRDYDDSITEIIKVKLEKNNQVVSVTLDAFSAVDYKYEMEYDPTSHSLRRKTPYIQRVKQYPLKLGYAFTIHKSQGQSFPEMVLDLKSNIFASGQLYVALSRVKKLEGLYLTKPIAFSDIIIDERIIQFLDSLRNREFDVPEDGSSIGSQEVLISKKTPLNDLFEDFLHETESQAENEVNRTIHRLVDYAYALYQVDEYDMILLEIKKIAQIISNQFLIPQEDMEFIEKVKTMSDDKIDESICTSVLFNLYDVYKRVHDDPNPIVVDKIH; via the coding sequence ATGACACTAACAGCAGAACAGCAAAGAATTGCAGATGATATGTGCAGAGAGCTTGCACCAATCACATTCATACAAGGAAAGGCGGGAAGCGGAAAGACCCACCTCATCAATGAGCTCATCAATCTATTGGAGATAGATGAGATATTGTGCCCTACAAATCTTGCAAAGCAGTTATATGGGCGCAATGCAAGAACAATACATTCCTTCTTTTTTCATGAGTTTGATAAAATTGAAGAAGGCTATCAGAACCCTAAGGCTTATGATGGGGTTCGAAATGACTATTTCCTCAGAAACATAGCCTTTACAAAGATAATAGTAATTGATGAAGTTTCCATGGTCAGATCCGACCTTATGGAGATGATACATAAGATTCTATCAACTGCTCTTAAGAACGACAGTCCCTTTGGTGGAATAAAGATGATACTTGTTGGAGACATGTTCCAACTGCCTCCGATTGTAGAATCCGAGGAAACCTATGAATATCTGAAAAATGAATATGGCGGGCTGTACTTCTTTGACAGCCATGTAATTCGTAATAATCTTTCCCAAATCAAGTTCTATGAGCTGAACGAGTCAGTGCGACATAAGGATGACTCCGATTGGGTAAATATGTTAGATATGTTACGTGAAGTGCCTAAGTTTGAAAGGGTCCTTCCTATTTTAGAAAAGATCAACACCCGTGTCGTTTCTCCCGATGAGATTCCAGAGAATATCACTGCAATAACTCCTTCCAATGCTGAAGCAAACAGAATCAACAGAAGGCAGTTGGATAAGATTTCCGGAGAGGAATTCTCTTCAAGAGCTCATTTCAGAATTAAGGAGCTGGATTCAAAGGATTATTTGGAATTTTATTACAGCGAAGACCCTATGAAAATAGACATGCAAAAATATTATCCAATTGAAGTTCCTTCCAGATTCGAAGCCTTCTTAAGATATAAGATAGGGGCTCGTGTCATGTTAACCGGATCTGTTATGGGCGGAGGTAAAAATGGAGATTTCGGCACTATAGTGGATAGGGAGATAATCAGGGATTATGATGATAGCATAACAGAAATCATTAAAGTGAAATTGGAAAAGAATAATCAGGTAGTCTCTGTAACTCTTGACGCTTTCAGCGCTGTGGATTATAAGTATGAAATGGAATATGATCCTACATCCCATAGCTTAAGACGTAAGACACCTTATATTCAGCGTGTTAAACAATACCCATTAAAGCTAGGCTATGCATTCACCATACATAAGTCACAGGGCCAAAGCTTTCCTGAAATGGTTTTGGACTTGAAAAGCAATATTTTTGCTTCAGGACAGTTATATGTTGCCTTAAGTCGTGTGAAGAAATTGGAGGGCTTGTATCTGACAAAGCCTATCGCTTTTAGTGATATTATTATAGATGAAAGGATAATTCAATTCTTGGATTCATTAAGGAATAGAGAATTTGATGTTCCAGAGGATGGCTCTTCAATTGGCTCTCAAGAAGTATTAATCTCTAAAAAGACTCCTTTAAATGATTTGTTTGAGGACTTTTTGCATGAGACAGAAAGCCAAGCTGAAAATGAGGTGAATAGGACAATCCATAGGCTGGTTGATTATGCCTATGCCCTATATCAGGTAGATGAATATGATATGATTTTACTTGAGATAAAAAAGATAGCTCAAATTATTTCTAACCAATTCCTCATTCCACAAGAGGATATGGAGTTTATTGAAAAAGTTAAGACTATGTCTGATGATAAAATAGATGAATCTATCTGTACTTCAGTACTGTTCAATCTTTATGATGTCTATAAAAGGGTACATGATGATCCCAACCCTATAGTAGTGGATAAGATTCATTAA
- a CDS encoding ATP-dependent nuclease, which translates to MLINIKIKNFRSLKDFEMNFNPGLNVIIGENDAGKTSLIDSLKILFGLKKIDINDYNEVGCPITIALDESNFHYCLESRIVEDTVVNTFYLKPTEDKINEMKTRLNGMDELKEAEARKMLKEYCSIFDISYRSNSIMENLKSKILESMESDEYTKVKSFSYPISFLGSREFENIDSFFENTFFKELKEEIWNIHIGDKTLNQHIDDYIEEFKNEQLSNQDAEELNAQLKEFMPDFKEINPIVNPSAKLSLDVDVEILNSSGQRIMIEKMGDGTNRRTTMAIFKHKKDKKDLVYVFDEIETHLHIKAQLDILKLLKDLTKENKQIIITTHSPFLINQVNLNEIHLMSIDKETGSKVSTLNSSEESQVALSNLGINNIDLFFTNKLLIVEGESEQNFIPIMYEKIYGYPISQNFIKIVKADGIRDIPNFIRVIKKSFSKTDIFVLMDNDADELTEERIEKMVEGDLIHRDNIFEIGDVEFEDTFSDDILRQALSQYMSDTLGYAVEASMRDIQNARHSDKFSKVLGEAFNRRTYKNFKKPLFAQYLAMFAEKEDIDEKIIKLFELISD; encoded by the coding sequence ATGCTAATAAACATTAAAATTAAAAATTTCAGATCACTCAAGGACTTTGAAATGAACTTCAATCCAGGCCTAAATGTAATAATAGGAGAGAACGATGCAGGCAAGACATCCTTAATAGACTCTCTAAAAATACTATTTGGGCTGAAGAAGATAGATATAAATGACTATAACGAAGTGGGCTGTCCAATAACAATAGCTCTTGATGAGTCAAACTTCCATTACTGCCTTGAATCAAGGATAGTGGAGGACACTGTGGTAAACACATTCTATCTCAAGCCCACCGAAGATAAAATAAATGAAATGAAGACCCGCCTAAACGGGATGGATGAACTGAAGGAAGCCGAGGCAAGAAAGATGCTTAAGGAGTACTGCTCCATCTTCGACATCAGCTATCGCTCCAACAGTATTATGGAAAACCTCAAGTCAAAGATACTTGAATCAATGGAATCTGATGAATACACCAAGGTTAAAAGCTTTAGCTATCCAATAAGCTTCTTGGGAAGCCGCGAATTTGAAAACATAGACTCATTCTTTGAAAACACTTTCTTCAAGGAGCTGAAGGAGGAGATATGGAACATACATATTGGGGATAAGACCCTCAACCAGCATATAGATGACTATATAGAAGAGTTCAAAAACGAACAGCTTTCCAATCAGGATGCAGAGGAGCTCAATGCCCAACTTAAGGAATTCATGCCCGATTTCAAGGAGATAAACCCTATAGTCAATCCAAGCGCCAAGCTTAGCCTGGACGTTGATGTCGAAATCCTCAACAGCTCAGGGCAGAGGATAATGATAGAGAAGATGGGAGACGGAACCAACCGCCGTACAACCATGGCCATCTTCAAGCATAAGAAGGACAAAAAGGACCTTGTATATGTATTTGATGAAATAGAAACACACCTTCACATAAAGGCCCAATTGGACATTCTCAAACTATTGAAGGACCTTACAAAAGAGAATAAGCAGATAATAATAACCACACACTCCCCATTCCTCATAAACCAAGTAAACCTTAACGAGATACATCTCATGAGCATTGACAAGGAGACAGGCTCTAAGGTATCTACCCTTAACAGCAGCGAAGAAAGTCAAGTCGCATTGAGCAATTTGGGAATAAACAATATAGATCTCTTCTTTACAAACAAATTGCTTATTGTTGAAGGGGAAAGCGAACAGAACTTTATACCTATAATGTATGAAAAGATCTATGGCTATCCTATAAGCCAGAATTTCATAAAGATAGTCAAGGCAGATGGCATAAGGGACATACCTAATTTCATACGTGTAATCAAGAAGTCCTTTTCAAAGACAGACATATTTGTCCTCATGGACAATGATGCAGATGAGCTTACCGAGGAAAGGATAGAGAAGATGGTTGAAGGTGACCTGATACATAGGGACAATATTTTTGAAATAGGAGATGTGGAGTTTGAAGACACCTTCAGCGATGATATATTAAGGCAGGCCCTAAGCCAGTACATGTCAGATACCCTTGGATATGCTGTTGAGGCAAGCATGAGGGACATTCAAAATGCAAGACATTCAGATAAGTTTTCAAAGGTTTTAGGAGAGGCCTTTAATAGGAGGACATATAAAAACTTTAAAAAGCCATTGTTTGCACAGTATCTGGCTATGTTTGCAGAGAAAGAGGACATAGATGAGAAGATAATTAAATTGTTTGAATTGATTAGCGATTAA
- a CDS encoding ImmA/IrrE family metallo-endopeptidase, translating into MYLEMNELACACRRQWKIDVNESIDIFSLAINKIKNLTIVFKVMDNDISGACLRLDKENIIFVNSRHSKGRQAFTIAHALYHLKYDENNFNICGIDSDDETEQKADLFASCLLMPHGALETYKLNNNIQKWDLDSIIDAEQYFQISHQALLWRLRHFLNEITYEQYRAFKEDINRNASIRGYDSSLYAPYLNKDYLTIGNYIQLTEKAFENELISLGKKEELLLDAFREDIVYNLNEEIIL; encoded by the coding sequence ATGTATTTGGAAATGAATGAATTGGCTTGTGCTTGCAGAAGACAATGGAAAATAGATGTAAATGAATCCATTGACATATTCTCACTTGCCATAAATAAAATAAAGAACTTGACAATAGTATTTAAAGTAATGGATAATGACATAAGCGGAGCCTGTCTAAGATTGGATAAGGAAAACATAATATTTGTAAACTCAAGACACAGTAAAGGAAGACAGGCCTTTACAATAGCACATGCATTGTATCACTTGAAATATGATGAAAACAATTTCAATATATGTGGAATAGACAGTGATGATGAAACAGAGCAAAAGGCAGATCTTTTTGCATCATGTCTTTTAATGCCTCATGGAGCTTTAGAAACCTATAAATTAAATAATAATATTCAAAAATGGGATTTGGATTCAATAATTGATGCTGAGCAATACTTCCAGATATCACATCAAGCATTGCTCTGGAGACTAAGACACTTCTTGAATGAAATAACCTATGAACAGTATAGGGCATTTAAGGAAGATATTAATCGTAATGCATCCATTAGAGGTTATGATTCAAGCTTATACGCTCCATATTTAAATAAGGACTATTTAACCATTGGAAATTACATCCAATTAACAGAAAAAGCATTTGAAAATGAATTAATTTCGCTAGGAAAAAAGGAGGAATTATTATTGGATGCTTTTCGTGAAGACATTGTATATAATTTAAATGAAGAAATCATTCTATGA
- a CDS encoding helix-turn-helix domain-containing protein, which yields MVETVGDRLKRIRLEHDFTQNQIAEYLGFKQGQIAKLESNKRILRSDSIIKLSNLYRCSPEYIILGIGEYSKTNMAFRSNNKNLSLDDIAEMNRIINNLEFLSRITDKQE from the coding sequence ATGGTAGAAACAGTAGGTGATAGATTAAAAAGAATAAGATTAGAACATGATTTCACTCAAAACCAAATAGCAGAATATCTTGGATTTAAACAAGGACAAATAGCTAAATTAGAAAGTAATAAAAGAATATTAAGGAGTGATTCTATAATCAAACTATCTAATCTTTATAGATGCTCTCCAGAATATATAATATTAGGTATTGGAGAGTATTCCAAAACTAATATGGCATTCAGATCAAACAATAAAAATCTATCATTGGACGATATTGCAGAGATGAACAGGATAATCAATAATTTGGAATTCCTATCAAGAATTACAGACAAACAGGAGTAA
- a CDS encoding transposase, giving the protein MVKRIPDEEQIKLGIRTLDFNIPEDHISRFVVDFIDEYYPLLGIKENKKKKGRDSFPVKEMLKLLIYAKIEHIDSMRFLADMVKYHDVYKFVGNGICPSERSLQRYREKYGKYYNELLKATLKKASDVDYTDFNEVSIDGTIKKAYNSKNKVITEKETEILTRYFEGGRVSQEELDKLHKPAREILENKKISNQEKLYLLDDIKTQFTLSGQKSVPVTDIEARWMKSKKGNSQISYNIQSAVDYDTKMICAINVVQAPTDHYQLPKIVDKAINNTNVIPRFVLADTIYLNEESLSYLADNQINGVIPDRKQSKEKIGRLNKNPYHKDHFKYFPEIDAFECPEGQIMYFFNKYTEKNDDLDKPDKIKRLYSNYGACKACNCRENCLSSTQTHRTITEYGGSLKKAMWEKMETEEYKEEYAKRSSVEGPFGILKEQFHIESEVVIGKTKTEERILLDAVAYNLIRLFNLEQEIKNDKEDIVDFCEKISVQEKLEVRATIF; this is encoded by the coding sequence ATGGTTAAAAGAATTCCTGATGAAGAACAAATAAAATTAGGCATTAGAACTTTAGATTTTAACATTCCAGAGGATCATATTTCTCGTTTTGTTGTGGATTTCATTGACGAATATTATCCTCTTTTAGGAATCAAAGAAAATAAAAAGAAGAAAGGGCGTGACAGTTTTCCTGTGAAAGAGATGTTAAAATTGCTTATTTATGCTAAAATCGAGCATATTGATAGTATGAGATTCTTAGCAGACATGGTAAAATATCATGACGTATATAAATTCGTTGGAAATGGAATTTGTCCTTCAGAACGATCATTACAACGATACAGAGAAAAATACGGCAAATATTACAATGAATTGTTAAAAGCAACCTTAAAAAAAGCTTCAGATGTGGATTACACTGATTTCAACGAAGTTTCCATTGACGGAACCATCAAAAAAGCATACAATTCAAAAAATAAAGTGATCACAGAAAAAGAAACTGAAATATTAACCCGTTACTTCGAAGGAGGCCGTGTAAGTCAGGAAGAGCTAGATAAACTCCATAAACCGGCCCGAGAGATTCTTGAAAATAAAAAAATCAGCAACCAAGAAAAATTATACCTCTTGGATGACATTAAAACACAATTCACACTGTCTGGTCAAAAATCAGTGCCAGTAACCGACATAGAAGCACGTTGGATGAAAAGCAAGAAAGGAAACTCACAAATAAGCTATAATATCCAATCTGCAGTCGATTACGATACAAAAATGATTTGTGCAATAAACGTCGTACAAGCCCCTACAGACCATTACCAATTGCCAAAAATCGTAGATAAGGCAATAAACAACACAAACGTAATACCAAGATTCGTATTGGCAGATACAATCTATCTGAATGAAGAAAGCTTATCATATCTTGCAGATAATCAAATAAATGGAGTTATACCAGATAGAAAGCAATCCAAGGAAAAAATCGGAAGATTGAACAAGAACCCATATCACAAGGATCACTTCAAATACTTCCCTGAAATTGATGCATTTGAATGTCCAGAAGGCCAAATAATGTATTTTTTCAACAAATACACTGAAAAAAATGATGATTTGGACAAGCCAGACAAAATTAAGCGTTTATATTCCAATTATGGTGCTTGTAAGGCTTGCAATTGCCGTGAAAACTGCCTTTCATCCACCCAAACCCACAGAACAATCACCGAATATGGCGGAAGTTTAAAGAAAGCAATGTGGGAAAAAATGGAAACAGAGGAATATAAGGAAGAATATGCAAAAAGGTCATCTGTCGAAGGACCTTTTGGCATTTTAAAGGAACAATTCCATATAGAAAGCGAAGTAGTGATAGGAAAAACAAAGACAGAAGAAAGAATACTATTAGATGCCGTGGCTTATAATTTAATACGATTATTTAACTTAGAACAAGAAATAAAAAATGATAAAGAAGATATAGTTGATTTCTGTGAGAAAATTTCTGTCCAAGAGAAATTAGAGGTCAGAGCAACCATATTTTAA
- a CDS encoding zinc ribbon domain-containing protein: MQTCSYCGNKIRNKAKYCDNCNSYLKLNNLEIQFDPKKYEKIRLLEKAIKEASNLIEEDNYGNLSAKTQIQIIYDTIYSYLVETTNFLKVLKKYDLNEKYFVYHSLEFINRVSKYPNGIISNEFLFEINRIFSDLKNKNNNNTRKYLFYTNINNREYIENTLLEILEYFDFKVFSYDDFKFPPEFPENFKTKFKSKYLILEYNSAENHISNKEEKALNQLYLLFGYLTFIHRFGRLNEKWHVNRFTLNHQISDLNASAMIELDKNNNFLDIHESLDILRTEIKLDKSDLIKFTNIPFKTNLYESIKNDVKNEVVLHNIEEYLRLYYIASTKSDLENSFIKFWTLAEKILKATFGQMNDESMVRYMKKILKYFGFANYIQDRIPFLRIKRNRLVHEIKDEITINDRNIIKLVVDYLILFLLNWSGELNNNEEYKFILDNFNKTDLNRRVELLSILNE; encoded by the coding sequence ATGCAAACATGTAGTTATTGTGGAAATAAAATTAGAAATAAAGCAAAATATTGTGATAATTGTAATTCTTACCTGAAATTAAATAATTTAGAAATTCAATTTGATCCAAAAAAATATGAAAAAATTAGATTACTAGAAAAAGCTATTAAAGAAGCTTCTAATCTGATAGAAGAAGATAATTATGGTAATTTAAGTGCAAAAACTCAAATTCAAATAATTTATGATACAATTTATTCTTATTTAGTTGAAACTACAAATTTTTTGAAAGTATTAAAGAAATATGATTTAAATGAAAAATATTTTGTTTATCATTCTTTAGAGTTTATTAATCGAGTTAGCAAATATCCTAATGGAATTATATCAAATGAATTTCTTTTTGAAATAAACCGGATTTTTTCAGACTTAAAAAATAAAAATAATAATAATACTAGAAAATATTTATTTTATACAAATATTAATAATAGAGAATATATTGAAAACACTCTTTTAGAAATTTTAGAATATTTTGATTTTAAAGTTTTTTCTTATGATGATTTTAAGTTCCCTCCGGAATTTCCAGAAAATTTTAAAACTAAATTCAAATCAAAATATTTAATTTTAGAGTATAATTCAGCTGAGAATCATATATCAAATAAAGAAGAAAAAGCATTAAATCAATTGTATTTATTATTTGGATATTTAACTTTTATTCATCGATTTGGTAGATTAAATGAAAAATGGCATGTTAATAGATTCACATTAAATCATCAAATCTCAGATTTAAATGCTTCGGCAATGATTGAGTTAGATAAGAATAATAATTTTTTAGATATACATGAATCTTTAGATATCTTAAGGACAGAAATTAAACTAGACAAAAGTGATTTGATTAAATTCACCAATATTCCGTTTAAAACAAATTTATATGAATCAATTAAAAATGATGTAAAAAATGAAGTAGTATTACATAATATAGAAGAATATTTACGATTGTATTATATTGCTTCAACTAAATCCGATTTGGAAAATTCATTTATTAAATTTTGGACACTTGCTGAAAAGATTTTAAAAGCAACTTTTGGGCAAATGAATGATGAGTCTATGGTTAGATATATGAAAAAAATTTTAAAATATTTTGGTTTTGCAAATTATATCCAAGATAGAATACCTTTTTTAAGAATTAAAAGGAATAGGCTTGTTCATGAAATTAAAGATGAAATAACAATTAATGATAGGAATATAATTAAATTAGTTGTAGATTATTTAATTTTATTTTTATTGAATTGGAGTGGTGAATTGAATAATAATGAAGAATATAAATTTATTTTAGACAATTTTAATAAAACTGATCTTAACAGAAGAGTTGAATTATTAAGTATTTTGAATGAATAA
- a CDS encoding DNA methyltransferase translates to MVLSQSEMRRRAEKFIETYKEVSDERSYSQMFWRDFFDIFGISLNDVAVFEQAVKKFDGTQGFIDCFWKGKLVIEHKSEGKNLNSAFQQALGYLDTLSSLEKPRYIIVSDFKRIRLIDLFEDKKTEISLFDLKDNIQMFNFIYLDGVKHHEKQEELNIEAAELMGKLHDSLKESGYVGHELELLLIRLLFCVYAEDTGIFNTYQFFDYIGDEEDPISVGPKIQQLFRILNQPESQRQTNLPEELANFPYVNGKLFEEPIVPPYFDYEMYNQLKEICKFDWSTISPAIFGSIFQSIMNEDERRQLGAHYTSESNILKVINSLFMNDLWEEFRKAKKNSKKLEQLRDKMGKLKFFDPACGCGNFLIIAYRELRLLEYEILNILHNIKSERDTQVLFDSKELSNIKIENFYGIEIEEFPSLIAKVAMWFIEHQMDLKYEQLNIHKSNLPLISSANIIQGNALKIDWTQFLQPTNEVFVLGNPPFVGSREQTKEQKKEMKEVFKGVKRNGLLDYVSAWYLKAAQYIQNTNIKVCFVSTNSICQGDQVGILWEVLMKKYDIHINFAHQYFKWSNEARNAAKVYVVIIGFSTVDISPKHIYTYETLDSKPDLEIATQINQYLIDSEIVFIKSRNNPISNVSNIMKKGSKAYDYGNLTLSLEEKNELLDEFPEMEKWIKTFLNARDFLKSTERYCLWFADITPCELQQLPAPIKLRINNVKEKRENSSDSGINNIVNVPWLFENNQPKNDFLAIPVVSGEKRDYIPMKFLSKEIIVTNAIYTFESATLLDFAFLTSKMHMAWMKYVCGRLKGDYRYSKKIVYNNFPFPNELSEKDKNNIIKKAQKILDIRDEYKNESLEVLYGEYMPNSLQKAHIELDKAIDKAYSSKKFKDDNDRMKFLFNLYLEYTSD, encoded by the coding sequence ATGGTACTAAGTCAAAGTGAAATGAGAAGAAGGGCTGAAAAATTTATTGAAACTTATAAGGAAGTGTCTGATGAAAGAAGTTATTCTCAAATGTTCTGGAGAGACTTCTTTGATATTTTTGGAATAAGCTTAAATGATGTCGCTGTTTTTGAACAAGCTGTAAAAAAATTTGATGGAACACAAGGTTTTATTGATTGCTTTTGGAAAGGAAAACTTGTAATTGAACATAAATCAGAGGGAAAAAATTTAAACAGCGCATTTCAACAGGCATTAGGTTATCTGGATACATTATCTTCATTGGAAAAACCTCGATATATAATTGTTTCTGATTTTAAAAGAATTCGTTTAATCGACTTGTTTGAAGACAAAAAGACAGAAATATCATTGTTTGATTTGAAAGACAACATTCAGATGTTCAACTTTATTTATTTAGATGGTGTGAAACATCATGAAAAACAAGAAGAACTGAATATTGAAGCTGCTGAACTAATGGGCAAATTGCATGACTCTCTCAAGGAGTCAGGATACGTTGGTCATGAACTGGAACTCCTTTTAATTAGATTGCTTTTCTGCGTTTATGCAGAGGATACTGGGATTTTTAACACTTATCAATTCTTTGATTATATTGGTGATGAAGAAGATCCAATTAGTGTTGGACCGAAAATTCAACAATTATTCAGAATCTTAAATCAGCCCGAATCTCAAAGACAGACTAATTTGCCGGAGGAGTTGGCTAATTTTCCATATGTGAACGGTAAACTCTTTGAAGAACCTATTGTCCCTCCATACTTTGATTATGAAATGTACAATCAATTAAAGGAAATCTGTAAATTCGATTGGAGCACTATATCTCCAGCTATTTTTGGCTCTATATTCCAGTCAATAATGAATGAAGATGAGAGACGACAATTAGGAGCTCATTATACAAGTGAATCAAACATTTTGAAGGTAATAAATTCTTTATTTATGAATGATTTATGGGAGGAGTTTAGAAAAGCTAAAAAGAATTCTAAAAAATTAGAACAGTTAAGAGATAAGATGGGAAAATTAAAATTCTTTGACCCTGCCTGTGGTTGTGGGAACTTTTTAATTATAGCTTACAGAGAATTAAGATTATTGGAATATGAAATCTTAAATATTTTACATAATATAAAAAGTGAACGAGATACTCAAGTCCTATTCGATTCCAAGGAGTTAAGTAACATTAAAATTGAAAATTTTTATGGAATTGAAATTGAAGAGTTTCCTTCCTTGATTGCTAAAGTTGCTATGTGGTTCATTGAGCACCAGATGGATTTAAAATATGAACAATTAAACATACATAAAAGCAATTTACCATTAATATCTTCCGCCAATATTATTCAAGGAAATGCTTTAAAAATAGATTGGACACAATTTTTACAGCCTACTAATGAAGTATTTGTTTTAGGAAATCCTCCTTTTGTTGGTTCAAGAGAACAAACTAAAGAACAGAAAAAGGAAATGAAAGAAGTATTTAAAGGTGTTAAAAGGAATGGTTTGCTTGATTATGTTTCTGCATGGTATCTTAAAGCAGCACAATACATCCAAAATACAAATATAAAAGTTTGCTTTGTTTCTACTAATAGTATTTGCCAAGGAGATCAAGTAGGAATATTGTGGGAAGTTTTGATGAAAAAATATGATATCCATATTAATTTTGCTCACCAATACTTTAAATGGAGTAATGAAGCTCGAAATGCTGCCAAAGTATATGTTGTAATTATTGGTTTTTCTACTGTTGACATATCTCCAAAACATATTTATACTTATGAAACACTTGATTCTAAACCAGATTTAGAAATAGCTACTCAAATTAATCAATATTTAATTGATTCAGAAATAGTTTTTATTAAATCTAGGAATAACCCTATTTCAAATGTTTCAAATATTATGAAAAAAGGGAGTAAAGCGTATGATTATGGGAATTTGACTCTAAGTTTAGAAGAGAAAAATGAGTTATTAGATGAATTTCCAGAAATGGAAAAATGGATAAAAACATTTTTAAATGCTCGTGATTTTTTAAAAAGCACTGAAAGATATTGCTTATGGTTTGCTGATATAACCCCTTGTGAACTTCAACAATTGCCTGCACCAATTAAGTTAAGAATAAATAATGTTAAAGAAAAAAGGGAAAATAGTAGTGATTCAGGTATAAATAATATTGTTAATGTTCCATGGTTATTTGAAAATAATCAGCCTAAAAATGATTTTTTAGCCATTCCTGTTGTTAGTGGTGAAAAAAGAGATTACATTCCTATGAAATTTTTATCTAAAGAAATCATTGTAACAAATGCAATATATACTTTTGAGTCTGCCACTTTATTGGATTTTGCATTTTTAACTTCTAAAATGCACATGGCTTGGATGAAGTATGTTTGTGGACGGCTAAAAGGAGATTATAGATATTCTAAGAAAATAGTTTATAATAATTTCCCTTTCCCTAATGAATTATCTGAAAAGGATAAAAATAATATCATTAAAAAAGCTCAAAAGATTTTAGATATTCGTGATGAATATAAAAACGAATCTTTAGAAGTTTTATATGGAGAATATATGCCTAACTCATTACAAAAAGCACATATCGAATTAGATAAAGCTATTGATAAAGCGTATAGTTCTAAAAAATTTAAAGATGATAATGATAGGATGAAATTCCTATTCAATCTTTATCTTGAATACACTTCAGATTAA